From a single Cygnus atratus isolate AKBS03 ecotype Queensland, Australia chromosome 10, CAtr_DNAZoo_HiC_assembly, whole genome shotgun sequence genomic region:
- the LOC118248158 gene encoding musculoskeletal embryonic nuclear protein 1 isoform X2 codes for MSQPAPVKKKRPPVKEEDLKGARGNLSKNQEIKSKTYQVMKQCEQMGSAAPSIFSRDRTGGETVFEKPKDEPAKSVFG; via the exons ATGTCACAG CCAGCCCCTGTGAAAAAGAAGCGTCCTCCAGTGAAGGAAGAAGATCTCAAAGGAGCTAGAGGAAATCTTTCCAAAAACCAGGAAATTAAATCTAAAACCTACCAAGTCATGAAGCAGTGTG aacaaatgggctctgcagcaccttCCATATTCAGCCGAGATCGGACTGGAGGTGAAACAGTCTTTGAGAAACCTAAAGATGAACCGGCCAAAAGTGTCTTTGGTTGA